In Deltaproteobacteria bacterium, a single genomic region encodes these proteins:
- a CDS encoding diguanylate cyclase, protein MNEEQTVIRRRLPPPSSDERNAFVIVLSGRSVGKMFKLPAGEVTLGRSLDADIRLEDEGVSRLHLKLHRDPEGNVELIDLDSTNGSYVNSQRVHRQDLADGDRIQLGSVTILKFSFQDSLEEQFQQQLYESATRDPLTQAYNKRYFDEQLAKDFSHAQRHELELSLIILDVDHFKRVNDEHGHPAGDHVLQRLAACIMGSLRTEDAFCRIGGEEFAIIARDATILHGTQLAERVRRLVETTKFVYDGETLPVTISVGVASYDPAQHPEATALVEATDRLLYVAKRAGRNRVATPTAVIEPPGLAL, encoded by the coding sequence GTGAACGAGGAACAGACCGTCATCCGGCGGCGACTGCCGCCCCCCAGCAGTGACGAGCGCAACGCGTTCGTCATCGTGTTGAGTGGTCGCAGCGTCGGCAAGATGTTCAAGCTGCCGGCCGGCGAGGTCACGCTGGGCCGCTCGCTCGACGCCGACATCCGGCTCGAGGACGAGGGCGTGTCGCGGCTACACCTCAAGCTCCACCGCGACCCCGAGGGCAACGTCGAGCTCATCGATCTCGACTCCACCAACGGCAGCTACGTCAACAGCCAGCGCGTGCACCGACAGGACCTCGCCGACGGCGACCGCATCCAGCTCGGCTCGGTCACCATCTTGAAGTTCAGCTTCCAGGACTCCCTCGAGGAGCAGTTCCAGCAGCAGCTCTACGAGTCGGCCACCCGCGACCCGCTCACGCAGGCCTACAACAAGCGCTACTTCGACGAGCAGCTCGCCAAGGACTTCAGCCACGCGCAGCGCCACGAGCTCGAGCTGTCGCTCATCATCCTCGACGTCGATCACTTCAAGCGCGTCAACGACGAGCACGGTCACCCCGCCGGGGATCACGTGCTCCAGCGGCTGGCGGCGTGCATCATGGGTTCGCTGCGAACCGAGGACGCGTTCTGCCGCATCGGCGGTGAAGAGTTCGCGATCATCGCCCGCGATGCCACCATCCTCCACGGTACGCAGCTCGCGGAGCGGGTGCGTCGGTTGGTGGAGACCACCAAGTTCGTCTACGACGGCGAGACCCTGCCAGTGACCATCTCGGTCGGCGTGGCCAGCTACGACCCCGCGCAACACCCCGAGGCCACGGCGTTGGTCGAGGCCACCGATCGCCTGCTCTACGTCGCGAAGCGAGCGGGCCGCAATCGCGTCGCCACGCCGACCGCCGTGATCGAGCCGCCGGGCCTCGCACTGTGA
- a CDS encoding class I SAM-dependent methyltransferase, translated as MHRYHISFPAVDPHQLDQDEAYFTLTDASGRERRVRFHDYDALYELPGLYEQLFYDRLKCTSPQRVVAILRHALQSEPWRFSELRVLDLGAGNGMVGEELQHQGVARIVGCDILPAARLAALRDRPGVYDEYYDLDLTAATALQRRELESWNFNCLVSVAALGFGDIPVQAFREAYNLVEDGGWVAFNIKQSFFDDRDTSGFSVFIKQLIFSGHLELHHVERYRHRLSIDGRPLYYFGIAGRKRSAIPPG; from the coding sequence ATGCACCGCTACCACATCAGCTTCCCCGCCGTCGATCCGCACCAGCTGGATCAGGACGAGGCCTACTTCACGCTGACCGATGCGTCGGGTCGAGAACGTCGCGTGCGCTTCCACGACTACGACGCGCTGTACGAGCTGCCGGGGCTCTACGAACAGCTCTTCTACGACCGCTTGAAGTGCACCTCGCCGCAGCGGGTGGTGGCGATCCTCCGCCACGCCCTGCAATCGGAGCCGTGGCGGTTCAGCGAGCTGCGCGTGCTCGATCTCGGTGCCGGCAACGGCATGGTCGGCGAGGAGCTCCAGCACCAGGGCGTCGCGCGCATCGTCGGCTGCGACATCCTGCCGGCCGCCCGCCTCGCGGCGCTGCGCGATCGACCGGGCGTGTACGACGAGTACTACGACCTCGACCTCACCGCCGCGACCGCTCTGCAGCGCCGCGAGCTCGAGAGCTGGAACTTCAACTGCCTGGTGTCGGTGGCCGCGCTCGGCTTCGGTGACATCCCGGTGCAGGCGTTCCGCGAGGCCTACAACCTGGTCGAGGACGGTGGCTGGGTCGCCTTCAACATCAAGCAGAGCTTCTTCGACGATCGCGACACCAGCGGCTTCTCGGTGTTCATCAAGCAGCTGATCTTCTCCGGCCACCTCGAGCTTCACCACGTCGAGCGCTACCGTCATCGCCTGTCGATCGACGGCCGGCCGCTCTACTACTTCGGCATCGCGGGTCGCAAGCGCAGCGCGATCCCACCGGGCTAG
- a CDS encoding glycosyltransferase family 4 protein produces the protein MRILYLHQYFVPPDASGGTRSYEQARRLVARGHEVTMVTSNAMMPARWRGLDRVTHTELDGIRLVVLPVAYENRMDYRARMAAFARFAAGATQVAMRHRSDVVFATSTPLTIALPGLVASFGRRVPMVFEVRDLWPELPIAMGALSHPLAKLAARGLEWAAYHGAAHVVALSPAIADGVAQRGIPRDRITVIPNACDLAAFSAAEAAAPAIRTRYLGDFDPARPLVLYGGTFGAINDVAWMADVAAAAAARGSDLQFAMVGDGAGRDALLQRARAHGVLDRSLRVLPPVPKREMPGLLGCATVASSLFLPLPEMRANSANKFFDALAAARPLAINYEGWHAELVTRSEAGIAMPYHDAAAAAGMLDAFAHDGPRLARARHASAALARASFDRDMLATTLEEVLLRAAAGSPLPSRAPVRSARAATNPAPGMAAVHTVPSG, from the coding sequence ATGCGCATCCTCTACCTCCACCAGTACTTCGTGCCGCCCGACGCCAGCGGTGGCACGCGCTCCTACGAGCAGGCCCGTCGATTGGTCGCCCGCGGCCACGAGGTCACGATGGTCACGTCGAACGCGATGATGCCGGCCCGCTGGCGCGGCCTCGATCGCGTGACCCATACCGAGCTCGACGGCATCCGACTGGTCGTGCTCCCGGTCGCGTACGAGAACCGCATGGACTACCGCGCCCGTATGGCCGCGTTCGCGCGCTTCGCCGCCGGCGCGACGCAGGTCGCGATGCGACACCGCAGCGACGTGGTGTTCGCGACCAGCACGCCGCTGACCATCGCGTTGCCGGGACTGGTGGCGAGCTTCGGCCGCCGCGTGCCGATGGTGTTCGAGGTCCGCGATCTGTGGCCCGAGCTGCCGATCGCGATGGGCGCGCTCTCGCATCCGCTCGCCAAGCTCGCAGCGCGCGGGCTCGAGTGGGCCGCCTACCACGGTGCCGCCCATGTGGTGGCGTTGTCGCCGGCGATCGCCGACGGCGTCGCGCAGCGCGGCATTCCTCGCGATCGCATCACGGTGATCCCGAACGCCTGCGACCTCGCGGCGTTCTCGGCGGCCGAGGCCGCGGCGCCGGCGATCCGCACGCGCTACCTCGGCGACTTCGACCCCGCGCGACCGCTGGTCTTGTACGGCGGGACCTTCGGCGCCATCAACGACGTCGCGTGGATGGCCGACGTCGCCGCGGCCGCCGCTGCGCGCGGCTCCGATCTCCAGTTCGCGATGGTCGGCGACGGCGCCGGCCGCGACGCGTTGCTGCAGCGCGCGCGGGCCCATGGTGTGCTCGATCGGAGCCTGCGGGTGCTGCCGCCGGTGCCCAAGCGCGAGATGCCGGGACTGCTCGGCTGCGCGACCGTGGCGAGCTCACTGTTCTTGCCGCTGCCCGAGATGCGGGCCAACAGCGCCAACAAGTTCTTCGACGCGTTGGCGGCCGCGCGCCCGTTGGCGATCAACTACGAGGGCTGGCACGCCGAGCTGGTGACGCGCAGTGAGGCCGGCATCGCGATGCCGTACCACGACGCGGCCGCCGCCGCCGGCATGCTCGACGCGTTCGCCCACGATGGCCCTCGCCTGGCGCGGGCACGACACGCCAGCGCTGCGCTCGCGCGCGCGTCGTTCGATCGCGACATGCTGGCGACCACCCTCGAAGAGGTGTTGCTGCGCGCTGCGGCCGGCTCGCCGCTGCCGTCGCGTGCACCGGTACGTAGCGCGCGAGCGGCGACGAACCCAGCACCCGGCATGGCGGCCGTGCACACGGTGCCGTCCGGGTAG
- a CDS encoding PDZ domain-containing protein, whose protein sequence is MLALHHVEVARACAEPRPVRAALRVRAVACLLVGLVGCTEGAQLDLEQAAAAVQERDLAQAGNELEQAAEKTNAEVEKQIEVIADGTVEAAAAARAIAAPQEAADITCDGSVCTMPRADFEALLGNPLLVAAQLSVTPESHAGVTHWRIESVREGSTAHAMGLQPADLVLRMNGKPIGNPPDTALLDEVRSDAHVVLELERDGKPVRRELRCPKAG, encoded by the coding sequence GTGCTCGCCCTACATCACGTCGAGGTCGCCCGTGCGTGCGCCGAGCCCCGACCGGTTCGCGCCGCCCTGCGCGTCCGCGCGGTGGCATGCCTGCTCGTCGGTCTCGTGGGTTGCACCGAGGGCGCCCAGCTCGACCTCGAGCAGGCCGCCGCCGCGGTGCAGGAGCGCGACCTCGCCCAGGCCGGCAACGAGCTCGAGCAGGCGGCGGAGAAGACCAACGCCGAGGTCGAGAAGCAGATCGAGGTGATCGCCGACGGCACCGTCGAGGCCGCCGCCGCCGCGCGAGCGATCGCGGCGCCGCAGGAAGCCGCCGACATCACCTGCGACGGCTCGGTCTGCACGATGCCACGCGCCGACTTCGAGGCACTGCTCGGCAACCCGCTGCTGGTCGCCGCGCAGCTGTCCGTCACGCCCGAGTCCCACGCCGGCGTCACCCACTGGCGCATCGAGTCGGTGCGCGAGGGCAGCACCGCGCACGCAATGGGGCTGCAGCCGGCAGACCTCGTGCTGCGCATGAACGGCAAGCCCATCGGCAACCCCCCCGATACGGCGCTGCTCGACGAGGTGCGCTCGGATGCCCACGTGGTGCTCGAGCTCGAGCGTGACGGCAAGCCGGTGCGTCGAGAGCTGCGCTGTCCGAAGGCTGGTTGA
- a CDS encoding VWA domain-containing protein, which translates to MDARMGNVARGVLTMVVLSLGCGRESPPASDGDSSSAGVGIDPSLGEGPRLDMGVGTAATMVTVAEGGSDGCTQVQVSVDPVIPTIVLLVDQSSSMTEDFSGQQRWNALYDTLMGANGTVMALQSNVRFGLALYSSEDGNDGPTCPMLTEVPPALDNYDAIDAVYGPASPIDETPTGESHALVAAELLAFNEPGPKAIVVATDGEPDTCAEPNPQNGQPEVITSVQNAFGDGIETFVISVGTEVGQQHLQQVANAGVGKPVDDPSPAPFYVALDAGDLVDAFHEIIGGFISCELSIDGIVDLAQECEGTVLLDGVELSCPVDWHLLDESTLELLGDACTQWKDGEHHALDASWPCGAVMIP; encoded by the coding sequence ATGGACGCGCGGATGGGCAACGTCGCACGGGGGGTGCTGACGATGGTGGTGTTGTCGCTGGGGTGCGGACGCGAGAGTCCGCCGGCCAGTGACGGGGACAGTAGCTCGGCCGGGGTCGGCATCGATCCCTCGCTCGGCGAGGGTCCGCGCCTCGACATGGGCGTGGGCACGGCTGCGACGATGGTGACGGTCGCCGAGGGCGGCAGCGACGGCTGCACGCAGGTGCAGGTCTCGGTCGATCCCGTGATCCCGACGATCGTGCTGCTGGTCGATCAATCGAGCAGCATGACCGAGGACTTCAGCGGACAGCAGCGCTGGAACGCGCTGTACGACACGCTCATGGGCGCGAACGGCACGGTGATGGCGCTGCAGTCGAACGTTCGCTTCGGGCTCGCGCTCTACTCGAGCGAGGACGGCAACGACGGACCGACTTGCCCCATGCTCACCGAGGTACCTCCGGCGCTCGACAACTACGACGCGATCGATGCCGTCTACGGCCCGGCCTCGCCGATCGACGAGACCCCGACCGGTGAGTCGCACGCGCTGGTGGCGGCCGAGCTGTTGGCGTTCAACGAGCCCGGGCCGAAGGCGATCGTCGTCGCGACCGACGGCGAGCCCGACACCTGCGCCGAGCCCAACCCGCAGAATGGCCAGCCCGAGGTGATCACCAGCGTGCAGAACGCGTTCGGCGACGGTATCGAGACCTTCGTGATCAGCGTCGGCACCGAGGTCGGTCAGCAGCACCTGCAGCAGGTCGCCAACGCAGGCGTCGGCAAGCCGGTCGACGATCCCAGCCCGGCGCCGTTCTACGTGGCGCTCGACGCCGGCGATCTCGTCGATGCGTTCCACGAGATCATCGGCGGCTTCATCAGCTGCGAGCTGTCGATCGACGGCATCGTCGATCTCGCGCAGGAGTGCGAGGGCACGGTGCTGCTGGACGGCGTCGAGCTGTCGTGCCCGGTCGACTGGCACCTGCTCGACGAGTCGACGCTCGAGCTGCTCGGTGACGCCTGCACGCAGTGGAAGGACGGCGAGCACCATGCACTCGACGCCTCGTGGCCGTGCGGTGCTGTGATGATCCCCTGA
- a CDS encoding polysaccharide biosynthesis/export family protein yields the protein MCNPQTRRRGGLVRTLGVLLASAIGTSGCAADQFRFHRMTEKDGVLLRDLDAFIADANGGMDVQQVSYDFAAERDEYRLGNNDVLDIFVMNHPELSSHRVELGQTSGTTIRKDGHVHLPVVGAIAAAGLTLTEFETALREAVARYVVEPQVTVEILRYESQKFHVLGQVRQPGTFAVDGDTTLLEALTLAGGAAEQADLETATVVRQGQLLPIDLGDLLRRGDTSRNVFMRAGDVVFVPDNSDRKVFVLGEVMQPRVVAMSPSGLTLAEALAQAGGPTAARARRELAVIRGGFAKPVVYRIELEEALLVDEQIRLRPGDRIIVAPTGLSTASRYMQQILPFLLGAQALGLAAQGGAGVAARAATAAASVSNP from the coding sequence ATGTGCAACCCCCAAACCCGTCGTCGCGGCGGCCTGGTCCGCACGCTCGGCGTGCTGCTGGCGTCCGCAATCGGCACCAGTGGGTGCGCGGCGGATCAGTTCCGCTTCCACCGCATGACCGAGAAGGACGGCGTGCTGTTGCGCGATCTCGACGCCTTCATCGCCGACGCCAACGGCGGCATGGACGTGCAGCAGGTCAGCTACGACTTTGCGGCCGAGCGCGACGAGTACCGCCTGGGCAACAACGACGTGCTCGACATCTTCGTGATGAACCACCCCGAGCTCAGCTCGCACCGTGTCGAGCTCGGTCAGACCTCGGGCACCACGATCCGCAAGGATGGCCACGTCCACCTACCGGTGGTCGGCGCGATCGCGGCGGCGGGCCTGACGCTCACCGAGTTCGAGACCGCGCTGCGCGAAGCCGTCGCGCGCTACGTGGTCGAGCCGCAGGTCACGGTCGAGATCCTCCGCTACGAGTCGCAGAAGTTCCACGTGCTGGGACAGGTGCGACAGCCCGGCACCTTCGCCGTCGACGGCGACACCACGCTGCTCGAGGCGCTGACCCTGGCCGGAGGTGCCGCCGAGCAGGCCGATCTCGAGACCGCGACCGTGGTGCGCCAGGGCCAGCTGCTGCCGATCGACCTCGGCGATCTGCTCCGCCGCGGCGACACCAGCCGCAACGTCTTCATGCGCGCCGGCGATGTGGTCTTCGTGCCGGACAACAGCGATCGCAAGGTCTTCGTGCTCGGCGAGGTCATGCAGCCGCGCGTGGTCGCGATGTCGCCCTCGGGCCTCACGCTGGCCGAGGCGCTGGCCCAGGCCGGTGGCCCCACCGCTGCGCGGGCGCGTCGCGAGCTCGCCGTCATCCGTGGCGGCTTCGCCAAGCCCGTGGTCTATCGCATCGAGCTCGAGGAGGCGCTGCTGGTCGACGAGCAGATCCGCCTGCGTCCGGGCGACCGCATCATCGTCGCGCCCACCGGCCTCTCGACCGCGAGCCGCTACATGCAGCAGATCCTGCCGTTCCTGCTCGGCGCGCAGGCGCTGGGCCTGGCTGCGCAGGGCGGTGCCGGCGTGGCCGCGCGCGCGGCCACGGCGGCGGCCAGCGTCAGCAATCCATAG
- a CDS encoding VCBS repeat-containing protein has protein sequence MAHRAWAIVVSLSAGCFSEADNADDEGGDEGETTASASLTGEPSTGVSSSVDGTASSDDGSGSSEGATGPSDGSGSGSSGGSDTGADSGSTGGEGACAAMGDAHCGDQISVPGEQCWGPAQPENAGGDPLGRAAIADFDDDGHADIATIDGDDGVWVYPGSSTGLDPATVLTESAGTGMWSIDAGDLNADGLADLAIGGFDPQVWIFYGNGAGALATTTEPIDVGLGAETVRIVDLQGDGAPELLVAGEFDDASDGAWVTVLEDQDGAWVGGAADFQIPGTASVVDMRPLVDPDLAAPGLVVILADGTLSFAPPDDTFVPDFSTVTTVTPGAYRLELGDLDDDGVPDVALAGRGTVTAVVYDTFAQTLAVGSVLGTTNLRDMGVAIGDVDRDGDADLVVSDVGFQRIQVYPQQNGKIGAPTPIVLSEAPQGVALAHVVGDCLFDIVALGTSTVVLVPADP, from the coding sequence GTGGCGCACAGGGCCTGGGCGATCGTGGTCTCGCTGTCGGCGGGGTGTTTCTCCGAGGCCGACAACGCCGACGACGAGGGTGGCGACGAGGGCGAAACCACCGCGTCGGCCTCGCTGACCGGGGAGCCATCGACGGGCGTGTCGTCGAGCGTCGACGGCACCGCCAGCTCCGACGACGGTAGCGGCTCCTCCGAGGGCGCCACCGGCCCATCCGACGGCAGCGGCAGCGGCAGCAGCGGGGGCAGCGACACGGGTGCCGATTCCGGCAGCACCGGCGGCGAGGGTGCGTGCGCAGCGATGGGCGACGCGCACTGCGGCGACCAGATCTCGGTGCCGGGCGAGCAGTGCTGGGGCCCCGCGCAGCCCGAGAACGCCGGTGGCGACCCGCTCGGTCGCGCCGCGATCGCCGACTTCGACGACGACGGCCACGCCGACATCGCGACCATCGACGGCGACGACGGCGTGTGGGTCTACCCCGGCAGCAGCACCGGGCTCGATCCCGCGACCGTGCTGACCGAGAGCGCGGGCACGGGCATGTGGTCGATCGACGCGGGTGACCTCAACGCCGACGGCCTGGCCGATCTCGCGATCGGTGGGTTCGACCCGCAGGTGTGGATCTTCTATGGCAACGGCGCGGGTGCGTTGGCGACGACCACCGAGCCGATCGACGTCGGCCTCGGCGCCGAGACCGTGCGCATCGTCGATCTCCAAGGCGACGGTGCGCCCGAGTTGCTCGTCGCCGGCGAGTTCGACGACGCCAGCGACGGCGCGTGGGTCACCGTGTTGGAGGACCAGGACGGCGCGTGGGTCGGCGGCGCCGCGGACTTCCAGATCCCTGGCACCGCCAGCGTGGTCGACATGCGCCCACTGGTGGATCCGGACCTCGCAGCGCCCGGACTGGTGGTGATCCTCGCCGACGGCACGCTGTCGTTCGCGCCGCCCGACGACACCTTCGTGCCCGACTTCAGCACCGTCACCACGGTGACCCCGGGTGCGTACCGCCTCGAGCTGGGCGATCTCGACGATGACGGCGTGCCCGACGTCGCGCTCGCCGGACGCGGCACCGTGACGGCCGTGGTCTACGACACCTTCGCGCAGACGCTCGCCGTAGGCAGCGTGCTGGGCACGACCAACCTGCGCGACATGGGCGTTGCGATCGGCGATGTCGACCGCGACGGCGACGCCGACCTCGTGGTCTCCGACGTGGGCTTCCAGCGGATCCAGGTCTACCCGCAGCAGAACGGCAAGATCGGCGCGCCCACGCCGATCGTGCTGTCCGAGGCACCGCAGGGCGTCGCGCTCGCCCACGTGGTCGGCGACTGCCTGTTCGACATCGTCGCGCTGGGGACCAGCACCGTCGTGTTGGTGCCGGCCGATCCGTAG
- a CDS encoding UDP-N-acetylglucosamine pyrophosphorylase: MDRSAGDTTLALDARIADLIARGVEVVDPRQLWIAPDVVPTRVHAGARLWPGTRLLGARTFVAPGAEVGAEGPATLHDAVLGPGAIVDSGFVHGAVLLDGARLGANAHVRPGTLLEEGASTAHAVGLKQTILLAHVTLGSLINFCDVLMAGGTSRRDHSEVGSGFIHFNFTPWGASGDKATPSLVGDVVAGVLLRQPRIFLGGAGGMIGPRRVEYGAIAAAGQVLRRDVAAGKLVSQPTPTLSLERRPHFLDGLQPRLQRNLEYIAQLVALSTWYREVRRARARTAIARELVDAALHTIAQAITERIDRARAFARERGASLPAIELAPSVPCPLSLDADDGRDHLAWVAALDDDACTAAAAWLRAVADRVVTPAD, encoded by the coding sequence ATGGATCGAAGTGCCGGCGACACCACCCTCGCGCTCGACGCCCGCATCGCGGACCTGATCGCGCGCGGTGTGGAGGTCGTCGATCCGCGTCAGCTCTGGATCGCGCCCGACGTCGTGCCCACACGGGTGCACGCCGGGGCGCGCCTGTGGCCGGGCACCCGACTACTCGGCGCACGCACCTTCGTCGCGCCGGGGGCTGAGGTCGGCGCCGAGGGGCCTGCGACGCTCCACGACGCCGTGCTCGGGCCGGGCGCGATCGTGGACAGCGGCTTCGTACACGGCGCGGTGTTGCTGGACGGCGCGCGGCTGGGCGCCAACGCGCACGTGCGACCCGGCACGCTGCTCGAGGAGGGGGCCTCGACCGCCCACGCCGTGGGCCTGAAGCAGACGATCCTGCTCGCCCACGTGACGCTGGGATCGCTCATCAACTTCTGCGACGTGCTGATGGCCGGCGGCACCTCGCGGCGCGATCACTCCGAGGTCGGTAGCGGTTTCATCCACTTCAACTTCACGCCGTGGGGCGCGAGCGGCGACAAGGCCACACCGTCGCTGGTGGGTGACGTGGTCGCAGGCGTGCTGCTGCGACAGCCGCGGATCTTCCTCGGTGGTGCCGGCGGCATGATCGGGCCGCGACGCGTCGAGTACGGCGCGATCGCGGCTGCGGGGCAGGTACTGCGCCGCGATGTCGCGGCCGGCAAGCTGGTCTCGCAGCCGACCCCGACGCTGTCGCTCGAGCGCCGGCCGCACTTCCTCGACGGGCTGCAACCCCGACTGCAGCGCAACCTCGAGTACATCGCGCAGCTGGTCGCACTGTCGACGTGGTACCGCGAGGTCCGACGTGCCCGTGCACGCACGGCGATCGCGCGCGAACTCGTCGACGCTGCGTTGCACACGATCGCGCAGGCGATCACCGAGCGCATCGATCGGGCGCGCGCGTTCGCACGAGAGCGCGGCGCGTCGTTGCCCGCGATCGAGCTCGCGCCGTCGGTACCGTGTCCGCTGTCGCTCGACGCCGACGATGGTCGCGACCACCTCGCCTGGGTGGCCGCGCTCGACGACGACGCATGCACGGCCGCGGCCGCGTGGCTCCGTGCGGTCGCCGATCGCGTCGTGACGCCCGCGGATTGA
- a CDS encoding polysaccharide biosynthesis protein, protein MSAFSMRALEWLRPSRWPSAPNHRRVLRDLADASLIAVSLAAAYVVRFESFAVDRWLSGWSTMVVPMVALRLGTARLLGVHLASWRLFGVREAERLALSVGAASLIMLMARLMWPALGVPLGVLGLEGLFTMGASWGVRTLVRALDEAESRAQIHAATATRKRALLVGADRDGQLAAEALRASPAAALEVVGFLDDAPARTGQRIAGVPVLGRIDEAAAVARRTGAELLVLTMPSATRAQRREVVERCRDTGLALRTVPAYWELVDGAVEVAAVRSIRIEDLLGREVVGKNPAALAAALAAYRGRRILVTGAGGSIGSELCRQLAKLEPAALVLLEYSENNLFDIEAELRPQLGGRAVPALVDIRDAEAVGRIFAKHQPEVVFHAAAYKHVPMMELHPCDAVANNVGGTRTIVEAAQHHGVGRFVMVSTDKAVNPTNVMGATKRAGEMIVQSRARTGATKMCCVRFGNVLGSRGSVLHTFQKQIERGGPVTVTHPDITRYFMTIPEAVRLVLQAGAAGGQGEVFLLDMGEPVRIADMAAHMIRLAGRREDEVAIEFCGLRPGEKLHEELAHNGEDVVPSGMDGINVVAPELLDAPTILPWVARLERAARQRDVGAVRQLLALGTGYRREAAPQVELDGEGIPEIAKAS, encoded by the coding sequence ATGAGCGCTTTCTCGATGCGCGCACTCGAATGGCTGCGACCGTCGCGGTGGCCGAGCGCGCCGAACCATCGTCGCGTGCTGCGTGATCTCGCGGATGCCTCGTTGATCGCCGTCAGCCTCGCGGCGGCCTACGTGGTGCGCTTCGAGTCGTTCGCCGTCGATCGCTGGCTGTCCGGTTGGTCGACGATGGTGGTGCCGATGGTGGCGCTGCGCCTCGGCACTGCGCGGCTGCTCGGGGTCCACCTGGCGAGCTGGCGGCTGTTCGGCGTCCGAGAGGCCGAGCGGCTGGCGCTGTCGGTGGGTGCCGCGTCGCTCATCATGTTGATGGCCCGCCTGATGTGGCCCGCTCTGGGGGTGCCGCTCGGCGTGCTCGGACTCGAGGGCCTCTTCACGATGGGCGCCAGCTGGGGCGTGCGCACCCTCGTCCGCGCGCTCGACGAGGCCGAGTCGCGCGCACAGATCCACGCCGCTACGGCCACGCGGAAGCGGGCGCTGCTGGTCGGGGCCGATCGCGACGGGCAGCTGGCCGCCGAGGCGCTGCGGGCCAGCCCCGCGGCGGCGCTCGAGGTGGTCGGCTTCCTCGACGACGCACCAGCGCGCACCGGTCAGCGCATCGCCGGCGTGCCGGTGCTCGGGCGCATCGACGAGGCCGCCGCGGTCGCGCGGCGAACCGGCGCCGAGCTGCTGGTGTTGACCATGCCGTCGGCCACGCGCGCGCAACGTCGCGAGGTCGTCGAGCGCTGCCGCGACACCGGACTCGCGCTGCGCACCGTGCCGGCCTACTGGGAGCTGGTCGACGGCGCGGTCGAGGTCGCGGCGGTGCGATCGATCCGCATCGAGGATCTCCTGGGCCGCGAGGTCGTGGGCAAGAACCCCGCCGCGCTGGCCGCAGCGCTGGCCGCCTACCGCGGGCGCCGCATCCTCGTGACCGGTGCGGGTGGCTCGATCGGTTCGGAGCTGTGCCGACAGCTGGCCAAGCTCGAGCCGGCCGCGCTGGTCTTGCTCGAGTACTCCGAGAACAACCTCTTCGACATCGAGGCCGAGCTGCGGCCCCAGCTCGGTGGCCGCGCGGTGCCGGCACTGGTCGACATCCGTGACGCCGAGGCGGTGGGCCGAATCTTCGCCAAGCACCAGCCCGAGGTGGTCTTCCACGCGGCCGCCTACAAGCACGTGCCGATGATGGAGCTGCATCCCTGCGATGCAGTGGCCAACAACGTCGGCGGCACGCGCACCATCGTCGAGGCCGCGCAACACCACGGGGTGGGGCGCTTCGTGATGGTCTCGACCGACAAGGCGGTCAACCCCACCAACGTGATGGGCGCGACCAAGCGGGCCGGCGAGATGATCGTGCAGTCGCGGGCCCGCACCGGCGCCACCAAGATGTGCTGCGTGCGCTTCGGCAACGTGCTCGGCTCACGGGGCTCGGTGCTGCACACGTTCCAGAAGCAGATCGAGCGCGGTGGGCCGGTCACGGTCACGCACCCCGACATCACGCGCTACTTCATGACCATCCCGGAGGCGGTGCGGCTGGTGCTGCAGGCCGGCGCCGCGGGCGGGCAGGGCGAGGTGTTCCTGCTCGACATGGGCGAGCCCGTGCGCATCGCCGACATGGCCGCGCACATGATCCGCCTGGCCGGTCGTCGCGAGGACGAGGTCGCGATCGAGTTCTGCGGGCTTCGTCCGGGCGAGAAGCTGCACGAGGAGCTGGCCCACAACGGCGAGGACGTGGTGCCGAGCGGCATGGACGGCATCAACGTGGTCGCGCCCGAGCTGCTCGACGCGCCGACCATCCTACCGTGGGTCGCGCGGCTCGAACGTGCCGCGCGCCAGCGCGACGTCGGGGCGGTGCGGCAGCTGTTGGCGCTCGGCACCGGCTACCGCCGCGAGGCCGCGCCCCAGGTCGAGCTCGACGGCGAGGGCATCCCCGAGATCGCGAAGGCCAGCTGA